From Candidatus Omnitrophota bacterium, a single genomic window includes:
- a CDS encoding PAS domain-containing protein produces the protein MPTSEVSLTFIVAGVAAIALVIGVLLYRYSQRSSREQFEGEGERSGGGAASSATLPPTQLAPVILEQLKQLPGSSQQRQRVARTVTDIVQRAMDDHVGTVKRDLTHHYGRQLEETKRTASALQRKYQETLQEKKQTSAVLESIAEGLVVINNKGDVVMMNSAAERLLSVRQKDRIGRPLQEGLGDEQLLSLVQGNRNDGAQEIVLDAKQESTKRVLRASHAMITDENGKTVGMLAMLSDVTKQREIEQLKSDFVSTVSHELRTPLVAMRHALSILTDQVAGPLNGEQQNFAGIIQRNLDRLNTLINDLLDLSKLEARKMALRPETASISAIVAQVAESLEPWAGTKAISLVRRVPEGLPNVVCDPNRMTQVLTNLVGNAIKFTPNQGRVTIEVKLIPEERMLEVSVADTGIGITPEDLPKLFSKFQQVGGERAGSDMSGTGLGLVIAKEIVELHQGRIWAESDGKQGSRFLFAIPLNPAFPTAS, from the coding sequence GTGCCCACGAGTGAAGTGTCGCTGACCTTCATCGTTGCCGGTGTGGCCGCCATCGCCTTGGTGATCGGCGTGCTCCTCTACCGCTATTCCCAGCGGAGCAGCCGAGAGCAGTTTGAGGGCGAGGGGGAGCGCTCCGGGGGAGGAGCCGCCTCCTCGGCCACGCTGCCTCCCACCCAGCTCGCCCCGGTGATTCTCGAGCAGCTGAAGCAATTGCCCGGCTCATCCCAACAGCGCCAGCGCGTGGCCCGGACTGTGACCGACATCGTGCAGCGGGCGATGGACGATCATGTGGGAACCGTTAAGCGCGACCTGACCCACCACTACGGCCGTCAGCTGGAGGAAACCAAGCGGACCGCCTCGGCCCTCCAGCGCAAGTATCAGGAGACGCTGCAGGAGAAGAAGCAAACCAGCGCCGTGCTGGAGAGCATCGCGGAGGGGCTCGTCGTCATCAACAATAAGGGCGATGTGGTGATGATGAACTCGGCGGCCGAGCGGCTGCTGTCGGTGCGGCAGAAAGACCGGATCGGCCGGCCGCTGCAAGAGGGCCTCGGCGATGAGCAGCTGCTCTCGCTCGTGCAGGGCAACCGCAACGACGGCGCGCAGGAGATCGTGCTCGACGCCAAGCAGGAGAGCACCAAGCGGGTCCTGCGCGCGAGCCATGCCATGATCACCGATGAAAACGGCAAGACGGTGGGGATGCTGGCGATGCTCAGCGACGTGACGAAGCAGCGGGAGATCGAGCAGCTCAAATCTGATTTCGTCTCCACGGTCAGCCATGAGCTGCGCACGCCGCTCGTGGCCATGCGCCACGCCCTCTCCATCCTGACGGATCAGGTGGCCGGCCCGCTCAATGGCGAGCAGCAGAACTTCGCCGGCATCATCCAGCGCAACCTGGATCGCCTCAATACCCTGATCAACGATCTGCTGGATCTTTCGAAGCTGGAAGCCAGGAAAATGGCGCTGCGCCCCGAGACGGCGTCGATAAGCGCGATCGTCGCACAGGTGGCCGAGTCGCTCGAGCCGTGGGCGGGCACGAAGGCCATCAGCCTGGTGCGCCGCGTGCCGGAGGGCTTGCCGAATGTGGTGTGCGACCCCAACCGCATGACCCAGGTGCTCACGAATCTCGTGGGCAACGCGATTAAGTTCACGCCGAACCAGGGGCGGGTGACGATCGAAGTGAAGCTCATTCCTGAGGAGCGGATGCTGGAAGTCAGCGTCGCTGACACCGGCATCGGCATTACCCCTGAGGATCTGCCGAAGCTCTTCAGCAAATTCCAGCAAGTCGGCGGCGAGCGCGCCGGCAGCGACATGAGCGGCACGGGCCTGGGGCTGGTCATTGCCAAGGAAATCGTCGAGCTGCATCAAGGCCGCATTTGGGCTGAAAGCGACGGCAAGCAGGGCTCCCGTTTTCTCTTCGCGATTCCGCTCAATCCTGCCTTTCCAACGGCGTCGTAG
- a CDS encoding DUF2934 domain-containing protein: MARQGVLKAFSESEASTTPKSEEIARVAYELFAQRGCEHGHDQEDWFRAEQIVRQRRRSQKQQIANSR, translated from the coding sequence ATGGCCCGTCAGGGAGTGTTAAAAGCGTTCTCGGAGAGCGAAGCGTCAACCACGCCGAAGAGCGAGGAGATCGCCCGCGTGGCCTACGAATTGTTTGCGCAGCGGGGCTGCGAGCACGGGCATGACCAAGAAGACTGGTTTCGCGCGGAGCAGATTGTTCGCCAGCGGCGCCGCTCACAAAAGCAGCAGATAGCCAATAGCAGATAG
- a CDS encoding ComF family protein — protein MLASLIGLLYPNACLLCRAPLPSRRTDRHLLCGACQQRLPRTRAPYCVRCGAPLAAAFDAIVRCRACRDRPPAFEMARAPLQYAGTGQTLLRQIKYHHRWRLSRWLANDMAALAASAFPLEAITLLAPVPAHWLKRRMRGAHPTDELGRDIARLLQKPYAASALRCVRWTRAQHHLPSPGARWRNVRHAFVAQPRLVNDRAVLLIDDVMTSRATAHACAAALKEAGARAVYVLTGARTPLHE, from the coding sequence ATGCTTGCATCCCTGATTGGCCTGCTCTACCCCAACGCGTGCCTGCTGTGCCGGGCTCCGCTGCCCTCCCGGAGGACCGATCGCCATCTGCTCTGCGGCGCATGCCAGCAGCGGCTCCCGCGCACGAGGGCCCCCTACTGCGTGCGCTGCGGCGCGCCGCTTGCCGCAGCCTTCGATGCTATCGTGCGATGCCGCGCATGCCGCGACCGCCCTCCGGCGTTTGAGATGGCGCGCGCCCCATTGCAGTACGCCGGAACCGGCCAAACCCTCCTCCGCCAGATCAAATACCACCATCGCTGGCGGCTCTCCCGATGGCTGGCTAACGATATGGCCGCATTGGCCGCGTCGGCCTTTCCGCTCGAGGCGATCACGCTCCTCGCCCCGGTTCCTGCGCATTGGCTCAAGCGCAGGATGCGCGGGGCCCATCCGACGGACGAATTAGGCCGCGACATCGCTCGCCTGCTCCAGAAACCGTACGCGGCCTCGGCCCTTCGCTGCGTGCGATGGACCCGGGCGCAACATCACTTGCCGTCGCCCGGCGCGCGGTGGCGAAATGTCCGCCATGCCTTCGTGGCGCAACCGCGGCTGGTCAACGATCGCGCCGTCCTCCTCATTGATGATGTCATGACAAGCCGGGCCACCGCCCATGCGTGCGCTGCCGCGCTCAAAGAGGCCGGAGCCCGAGCCGTCTACGTGCTCACCGGGGCCAGAACTCCATTACATGAGTAG
- a CDS encoding LptF/LptG family permease, protein MKTLRTYVLLEHVGPFFVTLGGLTAVLLVGNIVKFADLVISKGVSLFDILRLMIYLVPFLLSFTVPMACLVAMILAFGRLSSDYELIAMRASGVAPFRLVLPMVMVGLVLSGFMLVVNDRLVPMSHLAFRRQLKAIGMKQPTAYLEAGTFIKDFPPYVIYVYHVEGRRLDNVRIYQPQANGPTRTIIADRGRFEQLPDKRGVQLKLSDGTMDEWDQFHPGAFYKTVFKEYAMNLRSGQEDPSQLRKKLREMTFKELMAERTRLGAEGIDGLPISLELHQKIAGAFAVLIFAIFGLALGLRLHHHERLIAYVWVLGIFMAYYLLNIGMNAIALKGWLSPMAAMWAPNLLGGLISAPLLARAVRH, encoded by the coding sequence ATGAAGACGCTGCGCACGTACGTCTTGCTCGAGCATGTGGGGCCGTTCTTCGTCACGCTGGGGGGCTTGACGGCGGTACTGCTGGTCGGCAACATCGTCAAGTTCGCCGATCTCGTCATCTCCAAGGGTGTGAGCCTCTTCGATATCCTCCGGTTGATGATCTACCTGGTCCCCTTTTTGCTCAGTTTCACGGTCCCGATGGCCTGCCTGGTCGCGATGATCCTGGCTTTCGGGCGCCTGAGCAGCGACTATGAGCTGATTGCGATGCGCGCCTCCGGCGTGGCCCCCTTTCGGCTGGTGCTGCCGATGGTCATGGTGGGGTTGGTCCTCAGCGGCTTCATGCTGGTCGTCAACGATCGGCTCGTCCCCATGTCGCACCTGGCGTTCCGCCGGCAGCTCAAGGCGATCGGGATGAAGCAACCCACCGCGTATCTGGAAGCCGGCACCTTCATCAAGGATTTCCCGCCGTATGTGATCTACGTCTATCATGTGGAGGGACGGCGATTGGACAACGTCCGGATCTACCAACCGCAAGCCAACGGCCCCACCCGGACGATCATCGCCGATCGGGGACGCTTCGAGCAGCTGCCGGATAAACGCGGCGTCCAGTTGAAGCTCTCCGACGGGACGATGGATGAGTGGGATCAATTCCATCCCGGCGCGTTCTATAAAACGGTCTTCAAGGAGTACGCCATGAACTTGCGCTCGGGACAGGAAGACCCCTCGCAGCTGCGCAAGAAACTGCGGGAGATGACGTTCAAGGAATTGATGGCCGAGCGCACGCGCCTGGGCGCCGAAGGCATCGACGGGCTCCCGATCAGCCTGGAGCTGCATCAAAAAATCGCCGGCGCATTCGCCGTGCTGATCTTCGCGATCTTCGGGCTGGCCCTCGGCCTGCGCTTGCATCATCATGAGCGGCTGATCGCCTACGTGTGGGTGCTGGGGATCTTCATGGCCTACTACCTGCTGAATATCGGAATGAATGCCATTGCGCTGAAAGGCTGGCTCTCGCCGATGGCGGCCATGTGGGCGCCCAACCTCCTCGGCGGGCTCATCAGCGCGCCCCTGCTCGCGCGCGCCGTCCGCCACTGA
- a CDS encoding LptF/LptG family permease, producing the protein MRILDRYAVKQLIPVWIWCLIVFIFLSCLIDIFERLDDILRYRIPLRTLAQYYLNFIPFIFVKASPIALLLSGSFVASRLSRYQELLAMSASGTSLLRASIPFLFLGWLVSLAVFLVNDRVIPKTAVAYEQIKEAHFRGKKTDAPIHNVAVTDAFNRLYHARMLEVEQKELTELTILEHDLKNRPLKNLHAERAIETPHGWLLLNGTIYRLNAKGLLQGEPEFFVERLLSYPVTIDTFRNPQARPETMRFGHLRLLIARLKSINITNVREFQVALWSKLTMPLMNVIVCLLAFAGSTQPQLRGNLRGLGMSLGWGLLYYVGVGFGEGLAKSFYLAGVPWRGLQFPPVIVGALLPHALAVWWALRLLRRNP; encoded by the coding sequence ATGCGAATTCTCGATCGGTACGCCGTCAAGCAGCTCATCCCGGTGTGGATCTGGTGTCTCATCGTCTTCATTTTCTTGAGCTGCCTGATTGACATTTTTGAGCGCCTGGACGACATTCTCCGGTACCGCATTCCGCTGCGCACCCTGGCCCAGTATTATCTGAACTTTATTCCCTTCATCTTCGTGAAGGCCTCGCCCATTGCGTTGCTGCTCTCCGGCTCGTTTGTGGCCTCGCGGCTCTCGCGGTATCAGGAGCTGCTGGCCATGAGCGCCTCCGGGACGAGCTTGCTGCGGGCTAGCATCCCGTTTCTGTTTTTGGGATGGCTCGTCAGCCTGGCCGTGTTTCTGGTGAATGACCGGGTGATCCCGAAGACGGCGGTGGCGTACGAGCAGATCAAGGAGGCGCATTTCCGCGGCAAAAAAACGGATGCCCCGATCCACAATGTCGCCGTCACCGACGCATTTAATCGCCTCTATCACGCGCGGATGCTGGAGGTGGAGCAGAAGGAGCTGACGGAGCTGACGATTCTTGAGCACGATCTCAAGAACCGTCCGCTGAAAAATTTGCACGCGGAGCGCGCCATCGAAACGCCGCACGGATGGCTGCTATTGAACGGCACGATTTACCGCCTCAACGCGAAGGGCCTGCTGCAGGGAGAACCGGAGTTCTTCGTCGAGCGGCTGTTGAGTTACCCGGTGACGATCGACACCTTCAGGAATCCCCAGGCGCGGCCGGAGACGATGCGGTTCGGCCATCTGCGCCTCTTGATCGCGCGGCTGAAATCGATCAACATCACGAACGTGCGGGAGTTTCAGGTCGCCCTCTGGTCGAAGCTGACGATGCCGCTGATGAACGTGATCGTCTGCCTGCTGGCGTTTGCCGGCTCCACCCAGCCCCAATTGCGCGGCAATCTCCGAGGGCTGGGAATGAGCTTAGGATGGGGGCTGCTCTATTACGTCGGTGTGGGATTCGGCGAGGGGCTGGCCAAATCGTTTTACCTTGCGGGCGTTCCCTGGCGCGGGCTGCAATTTCCTCCCGTCATCGTCGGCGCGCTGCTGCCTCATGCCCTGGCGGTGTGGTGGGCCCTCCGCCTGCTGAGGCGAAACCCCTAA